The following proteins are encoded in a genomic region of Burkholderia gladioli:
- a CDS encoding DUF2000 domain-containing protein codes for MNPVIPEHSAAPVAERCVIVVDSQLPPGRAANAAAVLALTIGQRQPALVGPPLVDADGVSHPGLIPIGIAVLSAEAARLPSIRDKALAAGCEVADFPVQGQQTTDYSAFRDAVAQVATAELAYLGVALVGPRKAIRKIVSNLGLLK; via the coding sequence ATGAACCCAGTGATTCCCGAGCACAGCGCGGCGCCGGTGGCCGAACGCTGCGTGATCGTGGTCGACAGCCAGTTGCCGCCCGGGCGCGCCGCCAATGCCGCGGCCGTGCTGGCGCTGACCATCGGCCAGCGCCAGCCGGCCCTGGTCGGGCCGCCGCTGGTCGACGCCGACGGCGTCTCGCATCCGGGCCTGATCCCGATCGGCATCGCCGTGCTCTCGGCCGAGGCGGCCCGGTTGCCGTCGATCCGCGACAAGGCCCTGGCAGCCGGCTGCGAGGTGGCCGACTTCCCGGTGCAGGGCCAGCAGACCACCGACTACTCGGCGTTTCGCGACGCGGTCGCGCAGGTGGCCACCGCCGAGCTCGCCTATCTCGGCGTGGCGCTGGTGGGCCCGCGCAAGGCGATCCGCAAGATCGTCTCGAATCTCGGCTTGTTGAAGTGA
- the cysC gene encoding adenylyl-sulfate kinase, with protein MNTLQEARPAAASRRPGAASGSHTRAALCYWLTGLPGAGKTTLARAFAAQLRERHRDALVLDGDELRARLNRDLGFDRAGRAESVRRTAEIARVAVDAGLVVLVSLVSPFEEDRRQAAEIVGVDRFVEVFVDASLDCCMQRDPKGMYLKARAGLIPGFTGISAPYERPVSPGLHIVTDQGTCADGIDRLMRHFELQRPG; from the coding sequence ATGAATACGCTCCAAGAAGCTCGACCGGCTGCCGCATCACGGCGACCCGGAGCCGCTTCCGGTTCGCATACGCGAGCCGCGCTCTGTTATTGGCTTACCGGGTTGCCCGGCGCGGGCAAGACCACCCTGGCCCGTGCCTTTGCCGCGCAGTTGCGCGAGCGACATCGCGACGCGCTCGTGCTGGACGGCGACGAACTGCGTGCTCGTCTGAATCGAGATCTGGGTTTCGATCGCGCCGGCCGTGCCGAAAGCGTGCGCCGTACCGCCGAAATCGCCCGTGTGGCAGTGGATGCCGGCCTGGTGGTGCTGGTATCGCTGGTTTCGCCATTTGAAGAGGACCGGCGGCAAGCCGCGGAGATTGTAGGTGTCGATCGTTTCGTCGAGGTGTTCGTGGACGCCTCGCTCGACTGCTGCATGCAGCGTGATCCGAAAGGCATGTACCTGAAGGCACGCGCGGGTTTGATTCCAGGCTTCACCGGCATTTCCGCTCCTTACGAACGTCCGGTCTCGCCCGGTTTGCATATCGTCACCGATCAGGGCACTTGCGCGGATGGCATCGATCGCCTGATGCGTCATTTCGAGCTCCAGCGCCCCGGGTGA
- a CDS encoding sulfotransferase family protein: MFILFGSPRSGTTLFKEALNLHSGIFIPNQTTFISPIAHVLGCISDWAVARRLIVEIITSADDFAEVLQPYISAAEVETAVTGAEPTLAGVLSAIYARMAHNTGRRIGGDKTPDDLLSIRKLEQVGLLDSDLRFLHIVRDVRGALSSLKHVSWAPTGIEEYFPRLWNYTNLHLFKTMHARDNYLLVRYEDLVDDPRRMLGQASEFLGLPFEEVMLDCTNRAPALRYDQSHLNLSRPFLAERANSWKHELAPDFQSHCENTAHEALQEFGYL; this comes from the coding sequence ATGTTCATTCTTTTTGGGTCCCCTCGTTCCGGCACCACGCTCTTCAAGGAGGCACTCAATCTTCACAGCGGGATCTTCATTCCCAATCAAACCACCTTCATCAGTCCGATTGCCCATGTGCTCGGCTGCATCAGCGACTGGGCGGTCGCGCGCCGGCTGATTGTCGAGATCATCACTTCGGCCGACGATTTCGCCGAGGTCCTGCAGCCTTATATTTCAGCAGCGGAGGTCGAAACCGCCGTCACCGGTGCCGAACCGACCCTTGCCGGGGTGCTGAGCGCGATCTACGCGCGGATGGCGCACAACACTGGCCGCCGCATCGGTGGGGACAAGACGCCCGACGATCTGCTTTCGATCCGCAAGCTCGAGCAGGTCGGCCTGCTCGACAGCGATCTGCGTTTCCTCCATATCGTGCGTGACGTACGCGGTGCCCTGTCTTCGCTGAAGCATGTCAGCTGGGCGCCGACCGGAATCGAGGAGTATTTCCCGCGGCTTTGGAACTACACGAACCTCCATCTGTTCAAGACCATGCACGCGCGGGACAACTACCTGCTGGTTCGCTACGAGGATTTAGTCGACGATCCGCGGCGGATGCTCGGCCAAGCCAGCGAGTTCCTTGGGCTGCCATTCGAGGAGGTGATGCTCGACTGCACGAATCGCGCTCCGGCGCTGCGCTACGACCAAAGCCACTTGAATCTCTCGCGCCCGTTCCTGGCGGAGCGGGCCAACTCATGGAAGCACGAGTTGGCTCCCGATTTTCAGTCGCACTGCGAAAACACCGCTCACGAGGCCTTACAGGAATTCGGCTACCTCTGA